Proteins found in one Sporosarcina jeotgali genomic segment:
- a CDS encoding nucleotide pyrophosphohydrolase, with protein sequence MYTMQKEVDAYISSFKEGYFPPMELIARLTEELGELSREVQHVHGMKKKKSSESASTLTEETGDLLFVLICFANAQGIELTEALDTVLNKFKTRDADRWTKKEEIE encoded by the coding sequence ATGTACACAATGCAAAAAGAGGTGGATGCATACATATCCAGCTTTAAAGAAGGATACTTTCCGCCAATGGAGCTCATCGCCCGTTTAACTGAAGAATTAGGTGAATTATCTCGGGAAGTACAGCACGTGCATGGGATGAAGAAAAAGAAAAGTTCCGAAAGTGCCAGCACGTTAACTGAAGAGACCGGAGATTTGTTATTTGTCCTTATCTGTTTTGCGAACGCACAAGGAATCGAATTGACAGAAGCACTGGATACGGTTTTGAATAAGTTTAAAACACGGGATGCAGATCGCTGGACTAAAAAGGAGGAGATCGAATGA
- the bshA gene encoding N-acetyl-alpha-D-glucosaminyl L-malate synthase BshA: protein MERLKIGVICYPSLGGSGVVATELAIKMAEKGHEIHFITSSLPFRYNEPHENIHFHEVRIDGYAVFKYPPYDIALANRIGQVIEEQHLDLLHVHYAVPHAVSAVLAKDMIQSDIGIITTLHGTDVTILGHDPALRNTVKYGIDKSDITTAVSDSLRKETIELIEPAKEILTIYNFIDEETYHPVAAGSVREEFDIQKDEKVIIHISNFRSVKRIPDLIRAFAKITEKVPAKLLLVGEGPEMPRIRRLADMLGVTDEVVFTGRRDDLPELLSISDVMVLPSEKEAFGLVLLEGFACGVPAVGTTAGGIPEVIEEGVNGHIVPIGDPDAIAEKTLRILCDSEVHQMMKENALETVKGKFASDHIVGQYEKLYYDLKKKEC, encoded by the coding sequence ATGGAACGATTAAAAATAGGAGTCATTTGCTATCCATCCTTAGGAGGATCCGGGGTGGTAGCAACCGAGCTTGCTATAAAGATGGCGGAAAAAGGTCATGAAATTCACTTCATTACGTCCAGTCTGCCATTTCGGTATAATGAGCCGCATGAAAATATCCATTTTCACGAAGTCCGGATAGATGGATACGCAGTTTTTAAATATCCGCCCTATGATATCGCGCTCGCGAATCGTATCGGCCAAGTTATAGAGGAACAGCACTTGGATTTGCTCCACGTTCACTATGCAGTGCCGCACGCCGTCTCGGCGGTCTTGGCAAAAGATATGATCCAATCAGATATAGGAATCATTACCACCTTGCACGGAACCGACGTGACGATCCTTGGTCATGATCCAGCACTTCGTAACACAGTCAAATATGGAATCGATAAATCGGATATTACTACTGCCGTTTCGGACTCTCTTCGAAAAGAGACGATTGAGCTGATAGAGCCCGCTAAAGAAATCTTGACGATTTACAATTTCATTGATGAAGAAACGTATCACCCAGTAGCGGCAGGATCTGTACGGGAGGAATTCGATATTCAGAAGGATGAAAAAGTAATCATCCATATTTCGAATTTCAGAAGCGTCAAGCGCATTCCGGACTTGATTCGGGCCTTTGCGAAAATTACAGAGAAGGTTCCTGCTAAGCTTCTATTGGTAGGTGAGGGCCCTGAAATGCCTAGAATCCGGAGACTGGCGGACATGCTTGGTGTTACGGATGAAGTGGTATTCACAGGCAGACGCGACGACCTGCCTGAGCTTTTGTCCATTAGTGATGTCATGGTGCTCCCTTCGGAAAAAGAGGCATTCGGGCTTGTGTTATTAGAAGGGTTTGCGTGCGGGGTTCCGGCAGTAGGTACAACGGCTGGAGGTATCCCTGAAGTGATTGAAGAAGGCGTTAATGGGCATATAGTGCCGATTGGCGATCCAGATGCCATTGCAGAAAAAACGCTTCGAATTTTATGTGACAGTGAGGTTCATCAAATGATGAAAGAAAATGCGTTGGAAACTGTGAAAGGGAAGTTCGCATCGGACCATATCGTAGGCCAATATGAAAAGCTGTATTATGATTTGAAAAAGAAGGAATGCTAA
- the dapB gene encoding 4-hydroxy-tetrahydrodipicolinate reductase codes for MTIRVAIAGARGRMGSTAAAAITEAPDMVFAGALDYKYDGWYINGGTLIEQPSGVRVYTSIAELAEAEKPDVLLDLTDPEAVFPNAQKAIALGIRPVIGTSGLTLEEIDHLKIMSEQKGLSCILAPNFSIGAVLMMKFAAQAAHYLGDVEIIEMHHDRKLDAPSGTAVKTADMISDVRTPHLQGHPDEQVNAYGARGADVQGMKIHSVRLPGLLAHQQVLLGGEGELLTIRHDSFDRKSFMPGVLLAVRESVSHHQFVNGLEQLI; via the coding sequence ATGACAATCCGGGTTGCAATCGCAGGTGCCAGAGGACGAATGGGAAGCACTGCAGCAGCAGCAATCACTGAAGCACCTGACATGGTGTTTGCAGGCGCTCTAGATTATAAATACGATGGCTGGTACATAAATGGGGGTACACTGATAGAGCAGCCATCAGGTGTTCGTGTATATACTTCCATTGCTGAACTGGCAGAAGCAGAAAAACCAGATGTTTTGCTCGACCTAACGGATCCGGAAGCAGTATTTCCGAATGCTCAAAAAGCGATTGCACTCGGTATTCGCCCTGTTATAGGTACGTCGGGCCTTACGCTGGAAGAGATTGATCATTTGAAAATAATGAGTGAACAAAAAGGATTATCTTGTATTTTGGCTCCGAACTTTTCAATCGGTGCAGTATTAATGATGAAATTTGCTGCACAAGCTGCACATTATCTTGGAGATGTTGAAATTATTGAAATGCATCACGATCGAAAGCTGGATGCTCCTTCAGGTACAGCAGTTAAGACAGCTGATATGATTTCTGACGTACGAACACCGCATTTACAGGGACATCCTGATGAACAAGTGAATGCATACGGAGCAAGAGGCGCAGACGTACAAGGAATGAAAATCCATAGTGTGCGCTTACCGGGCTTACTTGCGCATCAGCAAGTACTGCTTGGAGGAGAGGGCGAGCTGTTAACTATACGACACGATTCGTTTGATCGTAAAAGTTTCATGCCAGGCGTTCTTCTAGCTGTCCGCGAATCTGTAAGTCATCATCAATTTGTCAATGGATTGGAGCAACTTATCTAA
- a CDS encoding CCA tRNA nucleotidyltransferase, whose product MFGTHQSRRVITRLNEAGYEAVFVGGAVRDYLLGKEPTDIDIATSATPAQVKSVFSNTIDLGTEHGTVLVIESGEPVEVTTYRTEGTYSDNRRPDEVQFVTSLEEDLKRRDFTINALALRITGEVVDPFNGRADLSAKTIRAVGNASERFSEDALRMIRAVRFVSVLGFTLESSTRASISELAGTIKSLSIERIKAEFDKLFRGMFAQQALKLLADTKLSRELPLFPAQHEAWLQCAPFQNSLDGWVSLMLAGNFDVSIVVKAYRLSNKERMYLKTVQKFFEIRQQRTYTTDDYYEAAYSTLVSVEKMIAAFTDLMPISNSAIKEAMESLPIHSKHELSVRGEQLMDWTGKKAGKWLGEAIQAIEHAVLHQVVPNEQNAIKEWFSHEYECKE is encoded by the coding sequence ATGTTTGGAACTCATCAAAGTCGTAGAGTAATTACCCGATTGAACGAAGCAGGTTATGAGGCAGTGTTTGTAGGAGGAGCCGTCAGAGATTATCTGCTTGGAAAAGAGCCGACGGATATTGACATTGCTACTTCCGCCACCCCTGCACAAGTAAAATCCGTATTCTCGAATACAATCGATCTAGGAACGGAACATGGCACGGTACTGGTCATTGAATCAGGTGAACCAGTTGAAGTGACAACTTACCGGACTGAAGGTACGTATTCAGATAATCGAAGACCGGATGAGGTTCAGTTTGTAACATCTTTAGAAGAGGATCTTAAAAGACGTGACTTTACCATCAATGCCCTTGCGCTGCGAATTACCGGAGAAGTGGTAGATCCCTTTAATGGCCGTGCAGATTTGTCTGCAAAAACCATCCGGGCTGTTGGGAATGCCAGCGAACGTTTTAGTGAAGATGCACTAAGAATGATTCGCGCAGTCCGGTTTGTGTCCGTTTTAGGTTTTACCTTGGAGTCTTCGACACGGGCTTCCATCTCAGAACTGGCGGGCACCATAAAAAGTCTTTCAATTGAGCGGATTAAAGCGGAATTTGACAAACTGTTTCGAGGAATGTTTGCCCAGCAAGCATTGAAGTTATTAGCAGATACCAAATTATCACGGGAACTTCCATTATTCCCCGCACAACATGAGGCGTGGTTACAATGTGCCCCTTTCCAGAATTCACTTGATGGATGGGTGTCTCTAATGCTTGCAGGGAATTTTGATGTATCTATAGTGGTAAAAGCATACAGATTATCAAACAAAGAACGTATGTATTTAAAAACGGTACAAAAGTTCTTTGAAATCAGACAGCAGCGCACTTACACAACCGATGATTATTACGAAGCGGCGTATTCGACATTAGTATCTGTTGAGAAGATGATTGCTGCATTCACCGACCTAATGCCAATCAGTAATAGTGCGATTAAGGAGGCAATGGAGAGCTTGCCGATCCATTCCAAGCATGAGTTATCGGTAAGAGGTGAACAGCTAATGGATTGGACAGGCAAAAAAGCGGGAAAATGGCTGGGAGAAGCGATTCAAGCTATTGAACACGCTGTGCTGCATCAAGTAGTTCCGAACGAACAGAATGCGATAAAGGAATGGTTTTCACATGAATACGAATGTAAAGAGTGA